The following coding sequences are from one Leptospira mayottensis 200901116 window:
- a CDS encoding lytic transglycosylase domain-containing protein codes for MKKFALTSLLLFIFGNLYANDDLKYLIKSYSLQKIHRIFQERHPGTESEAYALVRYHEEHPNGNRDKKFAYLVSLLKGKIVFTPGRQDLLEILHSPLPSTSVITKLSLWKLYEESSRRKILGREELIGLLKKFPRENDPLSQNAISEIFRIYYEAGMIRECLEFFKSFSDREQSEIFSPMILYRYAKSLYKSGDTEKAETIFYSILEDSSVFSSVKKFIQTDLKIWKGNSFYTSLTPERAALLLPHLDSSERKHLVLSKDLKRVSFSKGEAFRNTARALITFEPEALPNLFKRNVNLARSNPDFTAAISRELTNQNLSSKALNLLNEVSPEKNEEVLYSYASAYKKQGNKNLYFRNLIDSLEKSPTNLIRQDELIDLLTGSHKHFLGDAYWKDALRKIPDLPVKGRLVYWYLRFLKQNGRTEELNSWLKSYYRHIPGSYYTRVIREEFQEEISSFPLPSNPTWNKDSLFEYLSLTAGIPELSGKILGKDLDFATQAAAFQLNVRIDGAHSKIRESATLRSAKEYLEVGEMAHALFLVQRYKVQQGIGESEKEEILAALGEQTGTPYLTVFYTRSLMKKEKLSDDVILLPSKLAARIYPRPHRGLVTSVSQNVGIEEDIVYAIMRQESFFKENATSISNARGLMQIMGPTGKEIAKRMNLDSYSLFDPEVSIEMGARFLRYLVVSNGNSLQWASIAYNGGPGNLRKWKRNHYRGDFNHFLEELPIKEPRDYCRIVSSNYYNYQNLRRYKNL; via the coding sequence ATGAAAAAATTCGCCCTAACCAGCCTACTCTTATTCATTTTCGGCAACCTTTACGCAAACGATGATCTCAAATATCTGATCAAATCTTACAGTCTTCAAAAAATCCACCGCATTTTTCAAGAAAGACACCCGGGAACAGAATCCGAAGCCTACGCGTTAGTCCGATACCACGAAGAACACCCGAATGGAAACCGGGATAAAAAATTCGCTTACCTGGTTTCTCTTCTTAAAGGAAAAATTGTGTTCACACCCGGAAGACAAGATCTTCTAGAGATTCTCCATTCCCCACTGCCCTCGACTTCGGTTATTACAAAACTGTCTCTCTGGAAACTCTATGAGGAAAGTTCACGCAGAAAAATTTTAGGAAGGGAGGAATTAATCGGTCTTTTAAAAAAATTTCCCAGAGAAAACGATCCACTAAGTCAAAACGCGATCTCCGAAATTTTCAGAATCTATTACGAAGCGGGGATGATCCGGGAATGTTTGGAATTTTTTAAAAGTTTTTCCGACCGGGAACAGTCGGAAATTTTTTCCCCGATGATCTTATATCGTTATGCGAAATCTCTTTATAAATCCGGGGACACAGAAAAAGCCGAAACCATCTTCTATTCGATTCTGGAAGATTCTTCCGTTTTTTCTTCCGTCAAAAAATTTATCCAGACAGATCTTAAAATTTGGAAAGGAAACTCCTTTTACACTTCCTTGACTCCCGAACGCGCGGCCTTGCTTCTTCCGCATTTGGATTCTTCCGAAAGGAAACATCTGGTCTTATCGAAAGATCTCAAAAGAGTTTCCTTTTCTAAAGGAGAAGCGTTTCGTAACACCGCAAGAGCCCTTATAACTTTTGAACCGGAAGCTCTCCCAAACCTCTTTAAAAGAAATGTGAACCTCGCAAGGTCCAATCCGGATTTTACGGCCGCGATATCGAGAGAACTCACAAACCAGAATCTTTCCAGTAAGGCCTTGAATTTGTTAAACGAAGTGAGTCCAGAAAAAAACGAAGAGGTTCTTTATAGTTACGCCAGCGCTTATAAAAAACAGGGAAACAAGAATTTATATTTCAGAAATCTAATAGATTCTCTCGAAAAAAGTCCCACAAATTTAATTCGACAAGATGAACTTATAGATCTTCTGACAGGAAGCCACAAACATTTTTTGGGAGACGCTTACTGGAAAGACGCTCTCCGTAAAATTCCGGATCTTCCTGTCAAAGGAAGACTCGTATATTGGTATCTTCGTTTTCTAAAACAAAATGGAAGAACCGAAGAACTAAATTCCTGGCTTAAGTCCTATTACAGACATATCCCGGGCTCGTATTACACTCGCGTTATCCGAGAGGAATTTCAGGAGGAAATTTCCTCTTTTCCACTTCCTTCCAATCCTACTTGGAACAAAGACAGCCTCTTCGAGTATCTTTCTTTAACTGCGGGAATTCCAGAACTTTCAGGAAAAATCTTGGGTAAGGATTTGGACTTTGCAACTCAAGCTGCGGCATTTCAATTGAACGTGAGAATCGACGGTGCTCATTCCAAAATTCGAGAAAGCGCCACTCTGCGATCGGCAAAGGAATATCTGGAAGTCGGAGAAATGGCTCACGCGCTTTTCTTAGTTCAAAGGTACAAAGTCCAACAAGGAATCGGAGAAAGCGAAAAGGAAGAAATTCTCGCGGCTCTCGGAGAACAAACCGGAACTCCTTACTTGACCGTCTTTTACACAAGATCCCTGATGAAAAAAGAAAAACTCAGCGACGATGTTATCCTTCTTCCATCCAAACTCGCCGCAAGAATTTACCCGAGACCGCACAGAGGACTCGTGACTTCCGTTTCCCAAAACGTCGGAATCGAAGAAGACATCGTTTACGCGATCATGCGTCAGGAATCTTTTTTTAAGGAGAATGCAACTTCGATTTCAAATGCGCGAGGACTAATGCAGATCATGGGCCCGACTGGAAAAGAAATCGCTAAAAGAATGAATCTCGATTCCTATTCTCTTTTTGATCCGGAAGTTTCCATCGAAATGGGCGCGAGATTTTTACGCTATCTAGTCGTCTCCAACGGAAACAGTCTTCAATGGGCTTCGATCGCTTATAACGGCGGGCCGGGAAATCTACGGAAATGGAAACGAAACCATTACCGCGGAGACTTTAATCATTTCTTGGAAGAACTCCCGATTAAAGAACCAAGAGATTACTGCAGAATTGTTAGCTCGAACTATTATAACTATCAGAATTTGAGAAGATATAAAAACCTCTAA
- a CDS encoding citrate synthase, producing MAEVAILKIDGKEYELPIIVGTENEKAIDISKLRQQTGYVTLDNGYLNTGACTSSVTFLDGELGILRYRGIPIEQLAESSTFTEVAYLLIYGKLPSDTELKRWNDELTMHTLIHEDLKRLYNGFPKDGHPMAIMSSMIGSLSTYYQDSYDPENAEHRHISMIRLLAKFPTIAAFAYKKSIGQPTIHPLNSLDYCANFMNMMFSVPSEDYKIDPEIVKALNLLLILHADHEQNCSTSTVRLVGSSLANLYGAISAGICALWGPRHGGANQEVLEMLQEIQASGLPVKKIVEKAKDKNDSFRLSGFGHRVYKNFDPRAKIIKKACDSVLKRLGVQDSLLDIAKELEETALHDPYFVERKLYPNVDFYSGIIYRALGIPVNMFTVMFAMGRLPGWIAQWKEMIESTDMKIGRPRQIYTGATETSYKEAKKKA from the coding sequence ATGGCAGAGGTAGCAATTCTGAAAATCGACGGGAAGGAATACGAACTCCCGATCATCGTAGGTACCGAAAACGAAAAAGCAATCGATATTTCAAAACTTCGTCAACAGACCGGATATGTAACCCTGGATAACGGATATCTAAACACGGGAGCTTGTACTAGCTCGGTAACTTTTCTCGACGGAGAACTCGGCATATTAAGATACAGAGGAATTCCAATCGAACAGCTTGCGGAAAGTTCCACATTTACCGAAGTCGCCTATTTACTGATTTACGGAAAACTTCCATCGGACACAGAACTCAAACGTTGGAACGACGAACTTACGATGCACACTCTCATTCACGAGGATCTAAAACGTCTCTACAACGGATTCCCGAAAGACGGCCATCCAATGGCGATCATGTCCTCTATGATCGGATCTCTTTCCACTTACTATCAGGATTCTTACGATCCCGAAAACGCAGAACACAGACACATCTCCATGATCCGTCTTCTCGCAAAATTCCCGACGATCGCCGCATTCGCGTATAAAAAATCTATCGGACAACCTACAATCCATCCTCTGAACAGTCTCGACTATTGTGCAAACTTTATGAACATGATGTTCTCCGTTCCTAGCGAAGACTACAAAATCGATCCAGAAATCGTAAAGGCGCTCAACTTATTATTGATCCTCCACGCCGATCACGAACAAAACTGTTCCACTTCCACGGTTCGTCTCGTAGGTTCTTCGCTCGCGAATCTTTACGGCGCAATTTCTGCTGGAATCTGCGCTCTTTGGGGACCAAGACACGGTGGAGCAAACCAGGAAGTGTTGGAAATGCTTCAAGAGATTCAAGCAAGTGGTCTACCGGTTAAAAAGATCGTAGAAAAAGCAAAAGATAAGAACGATTCGTTCCGTCTTTCTGGATTTGGTCACAGGGTTTATAAGAATTTTGATCCAAGGGCAAAGATCATCAAAAAGGCTTGTGATTCCGTATTGAAAAGACTCGGGGTTCAGGATTCTTTATTAGATATTGCTAAAGAACTCGAAGAAACCGCCCTTCACGATCCTTACTTTGTGGAAAGGAAACTCTATCCAAACGTCGACTTCTATTCCGGAATCATCTATCGCGCACTTGGAATCCCTGTGAACATGTTCACGGTGATGTTCGCTATGGGCCGTCTTCCCGGTTGGATCGCTCAGTGGAAGGAAATGATCGAATCGACCGATATGAAAATCGGTCGTCCAAGACAGATCTACACAGGTGCCACCGAAACTTCCTACAAAGAGGCCAAGAAAAAAGCCTGA
- a CDS encoding PdxA family dehydrogenase, with translation MKRILITEGDPCGIGPEIFIRSLSILRKISKTRPIVYFHSGKFPLPKEFVSISSSSEILKKGLFAIVHDSLSKKEISSLKSGRPSALSGKSALAALLLSIEFQKEGGGDLITLPLSKEWVIASGVSMFRGHTEFLAEAYRTKTFMLMSGNDLQVLPLTTHIPLVKVPEFLKEIDLKSLANSILSCEKINLQKPIAFLGLNPHAGEGGKVGKEEEEILVPMIRSLKRQGLKVEGPLSADSVFGESARKKFGLHLACYHDQGLIPFKMWEGKKGVNLTLGLPFTRVSPDHGTAFDIAGKGLADSTSFVECLNRILQYS, from the coding sequence GTGAAGCGGATCTTGATTACAGAAGGCGATCCTTGTGGAATCGGTCCGGAAATTTTCATTCGTTCCCTTTCTATTTTAAGAAAAATCTCCAAAACAAGACCGATCGTTTACTTTCATTCGGGTAAGTTTCCACTTCCGAAAGAATTCGTTTCAATTTCTTCTTCCTCCGAAATCCTGAAAAAAGGTTTGTTTGCGATTGTCCACGATTCTCTTTCCAAAAAAGAAATCTCTTCTTTGAAATCAGGTAGACCTTCTGCTTTGTCGGGAAAATCTGCGTTAGCGGCTCTTTTACTCTCAATAGAGTTTCAAAAAGAAGGCGGAGGAGATTTGATTACTCTTCCTCTCAGCAAAGAATGGGTGATTGCGTCTGGTGTTTCCATGTTTCGAGGTCATACCGAATTTTTAGCGGAGGCGTATCGGACAAAAACGTTTATGCTTATGTCCGGAAACGATCTTCAGGTACTTCCTCTCACGACTCATATCCCTCTTGTAAAGGTTCCCGAGTTTTTGAAAGAGATCGATCTGAAATCGCTTGCGAATTCTATTCTTTCCTGCGAGAAGATCAATCTCCAAAAACCGATCGCATTTCTCGGCTTGAACCCGCATGCGGGAGAAGGGGGTAAGGTCGGTAAAGAAGAGGAAGAAATTCTAGTGCCGATGATTCGATCCTTAAAAAGACAAGGTTTGAAAGTGGAGGGACCTCTTTCCGCCGATTCCGTATTTGGCGAGTCCGCACGAAAAAAATTCGGTTTGCATCTTGCTTGTTATCACGATCAGGGTTTGATTCCTTTCAAAATGTGGGAAGGAAAGAAGGGCGTGAATCTAACCTTGGGTCTCCCGTTTACCCGAGTTTCACCGGATCACGGAACGGCATTTGACATTGCCGGGAAAGGGCTTGCAGATTCGACGAGCTTTGTAGAATGTCTGAACCGGATTTTACAATATTCATGA
- a CDS encoding bactofilin family protein encodes MALVKNSSEVTNSTIGENSYFSGKFFINGSLKIDGKFEGKSLQAEQLYIGVTGKVKTNITAASVIIEGIVIGNITARNRVMLLPTSKILGDIRTPELIIQNGVILEGRCMISNDLKHSAKDLIDLEYSKDSLSVEKIFGKQSGARE; translated from the coding sequence ATGGCACTCGTTAAAAATTCATCCGAAGTTACGAACTCCACTATCGGAGAAAATTCCTACTTCAGTGGCAAATTCTTTATCAATGGATCTCTTAAGATTGACGGAAAATTCGAAGGTAAATCCTTACAGGCTGAACAACTTTATATCGGCGTTACAGGTAAAGTAAAAACTAATATCACCGCAGCCAGTGTTATCATCGAAGGAATTGTAATTGGAAACATCACCGCAAGAAACAGGGTAATGCTCCTTCCTACTTCTAAAATTCTTGGAGATATCCGCACACCGGAATTGATCATCCAAAACGGAGTGATCCTTGAGGGACGTTGTATGATTTCGAATGACCTCAAACATTCCGCGAAAGACCTAATTGACCTCGAATATTCCAAAGATTCTCTCAGTGTCGAAAAGATCTTCGGAAAACAATCCGGAGCGAGAGAATAA
- a CDS encoding class I SAM-dependent rRNA methyltransferase encodes MNRKSELSIQRKHPWIFSGNLSSAVSPFVNGQWLSLFSTENLPLATGIYSDIGLVAIRVIQFSPSFSKEKVRESLIYALQKRNELRKTTNAYRILHGENDFFPGVTIDRLNSTWVVRIYSSSLLAYGRWLVWNLYDICKNSKLGEPQPKRILFDPAEKIGDDKFVFRKHNSGDTSTTSLSSESGMYNSPRNFAPSTQNPKTVFSELLRSPALPDFPTTSENSVLLKSNLSNITKRIEERLWRGKYEQIKMRTGPTKDNQESVKRKDKFEKEPFRIRETIQLYGIQFPVELPGQKGGVFLDLRNLRRFLLEKKELSKDKNCLHLFSHTGLTSICMEVAGATSVLSVDGSKQALDSFQRVLSLKRNTNRCKHSFVQKNLFQELEDILGNKTFGLIVIDPPNLTPDAKSRKNAFRSYSYLFGSCLASLEESGTIILCSCSGRIRSEELESLAQNILKAKGWTFERFTSLKPEADHPIRKNFPEGNYFKVHIYENCKKN; translated from the coding sequence CTGAATCGGAAGAGCGAACTTTCCATCCAACGCAAACATCCCTGGATCTTCAGTGGAAATCTTTCTTCGGCAGTCTCCCCCTTTGTCAACGGACAATGGTTGAGCCTTTTTTCCACGGAAAATTTACCATTAGCAACCGGAATTTATTCGGACATAGGTCTCGTGGCAATTCGGGTGATACAATTTTCACCCTCCTTTTCCAAGGAAAAGGTTCGAGAAAGTTTAATCTACGCCTTACAAAAAAGAAACGAACTTAGAAAAACCACTAACGCATATAGAATTTTACACGGAGAGAACGACTTCTTTCCAGGAGTTACGATCGATCGATTAAACTCAACCTGGGTCGTTCGGATTTATTCATCCTCTTTACTCGCGTATGGACGATGGCTCGTTTGGAATCTCTACGATATATGCAAAAATTCTAAATTAGGAGAACCACAACCGAAACGGATTTTATTCGACCCCGCCGAAAAGATCGGAGACGACAAGTTCGTTTTTAGAAAACACAATTCCGGAGATACATCGACAACTTCCCTCTCTTCGGAATCTGGAATGTATAATTCTCCCCGAAATTTCGCCCCTTCGACGCAAAATCCCAAAACCGTTTTTTCAGAACTTTTACGGAGTCCGGCTTTACCGGACTTTCCGACAACATCAGAAAATTCTGTATTACTAAAATCGAATTTATCCAATATAACAAAACGGATCGAAGAGAGACTTTGGAGAGGAAAGTACGAACAGATCAAGATGAGAACCGGCCCAACAAAAGACAACCAGGAATCTGTTAAACGAAAAGATAAGTTCGAAAAAGAACCATTTCGAATTCGAGAAACAATCCAACTTTACGGCATCCAATTTCCGGTTGAACTTCCGGGACAAAAGGGAGGCGTCTTTTTAGACCTTAGAAATTTACGCAGATTTCTCCTTGAAAAAAAAGAACTCAGCAAAGATAAAAACTGCCTTCATCTTTTTTCCCATACTGGACTCACGTCGATTTGTATGGAAGTTGCGGGAGCAACTTCCGTTCTCTCCGTGGACGGCTCAAAACAGGCTCTAGATTCTTTTCAAAGAGTTTTGAGTTTAAAAAGGAATACAAATCGTTGTAAACATAGTTTCGTTCAGAAAAATCTTTTTCAAGAATTAGAAGACATTCTGGGGAACAAAACATTTGGACTAATCGTAATCGATCCGCCCAATCTCACGCCGGACGCAAAATCGAGAAAAAACGCATTCAGATCCTACTCTTATCTGTTCGGAAGTTGTCTTGCGTCTTTGGAAGAATCGGGAACGATCATTCTCTGTTCTTGTTCCGGAAGAATTCGGTCGGAAGAATTGGAATCACTCGCTCAGAACATTCTAAAAGCAAAAGGCTGGACATTTGAACGGTTTACAAGTTTAAAACCGGAAGCGGATCATCCGATAAGAAAGAATTTTCCGGAAGGAAATTATTTTAAGGTGCATATTTATGAAAACTGCAAAAAAAATTGA